TTGATGTGGGAACATTTCAATTTGCTCTGTACTATAGAGAGTGGCTCAAAGTTGGGGGCAAAGCTCCTTCAATCCCTGCTGTGCCTTTGCCATCTAGGCCTAGTCATGCACCATCAAGAAGGAAATCATCAGATTCTTATAGTTCACGTTCCTCCAGCAGCAGAAATTTGTAAGCTATTGATCTCCATATTCTAACCTTTATTTTTTCTGGACTTTAGAAATCACAAAATAAAAGTAAATTTGCACACTAGTCTTGTCTGTTATTTGTGATTGTTGCTTCCTTCCCAGTAGATACCAAGCCGTATTTGGTCCCACAAGTGAGCACCGATCTGTGGAGCTCCCTTGTCAGGATAGAGATTCAATGGATGCTTGGGATCCAAAGGAAGAAAAAATGTGCATAGATGGTGGGTATAACAGTTGCAATTATGCTACTGTGAGTATCTCTTAGCCTTATTACAAAACTTTAATCTTTCCATTTGTTTCTAGCTTACTGATAGATTGGATAATATCATCATCAATTCATCATCAGTTTGCTGCTTACACAGAATAAGACGACGACTCATCGGAGGTCATCGGGCCTAAACTATATAATTTCGAGAAATGAATTGCGGGCTGAGACACAGAAATCAGACTACTTCAGTTTCTTTTCTTGCCAGAGTATAGTATCAGAATGCTTGGTGAATAGCAATCATATAGTGAGGAGTAACTCAATCAAGAACCTTGAGAATACCCATCTTCCATTAAGTGATCTAAGTAGAGCTATTTCTACCATTTGCTCCTCAGGCAGTCTAAATGACTGTGAAATTGCTATCAGAGTTATTACCAAAGCTTGGCTAGACTCACATGATAATCCCGTTATCGAAAATGTTTTATCAAGAGAACCTGTGATCGAGGGAATACTTGAGGTCTTGTTCGCTTCTGATGACGATGAAATTCTTGAATTAGCTATATCAATTCTAGCTGAGTTCATTTCCAGAAATGAGACGAACAGACTAATAGTACTCAACTCTGATCCACAGCTTGAAATCTTCATGAGACTTCTTAAAAGTAGCAGTTTGTTTCTTAAGGCTGCTGTTCTGCTTTATCAGTTGAAGCCAAAGGCTAAACAAATGATATCTGTTGAGTGGGTGACACTAATACTTCGAGTTTTAGAGTTTGGTGACCAATTGCAGACCTTATTTACTGTAAGATGTATTCCTCAAAAGGCAGCAATGTACTTCCTGGAAGAACTTTTAATGGGTTTCAGTGAAGATAGGAACTTAGAGAATGCAAGTCACCTTGTGTCCCTAGGTGGATTGAGCTTGCTGGTAAGGACATTTGAGAAAGGAGACATTGATGAGAAGAATAATGCAGCTATGCTTATGAACTGCTGCATTCAAGCAGATGGTAGTTGTAGGAATTACTTGGTTGACACTTTAAACAAGTCTGCTCTCCTTGAGCTCATTGCCCATGGAATCCAGAAGAAAGCTACGGGATTTGCTCTTGCTTTACTAACTGAGTTACTATGCCTTAGTAGgtatgaattttctataaaatcttctcttcttttaaattttcattttcagtaattCTGTATGTTAATTTGGATTCTGATACATCTAAGGAAATCCTAGCAGAAGGACACAGATCATAAAATTATTAACTGAGCTTAATAATGGATGGAGTGGCTTGAACACCATGCATATATTCCTAGTCTATCTTGAGAGGGCTTCACCAGAAGAACAACCTTTAGTCGCAGGAATTCTCTTACAGCTTGATCTTCTGGTAAGTCCTTCTCTTGCTGCTTTCTTATTTTCAAGTAAACCAAATTAAagcttattaaaataaaatcttgTATAAATCTCAACAACTAGTCAAGATCATAACACTATgcaaaaaaattataaacataGTTCTAAAAATTTGGTAGCAATGATATGAAGACCAAGTTAACCCATTATTAAATTAGATCTAATAAAACTCCAAAATTTtcccttttttaaaaaaaaaaaaaaaaaaaagaaatcaaccGAATGAGATACTAGTTTGTAATAGGTTGGATTTAGAAGCATAAGTAGTGAGTAGCAGTAATGTTGCAGGGAGATCCTCTAAAGTCCAGCCTATATAGGGAAGATGCAGTTGAGGCAATTATAAGAGCTTTGGATTGCCAAAATTGTAACTCAAAAGTTCAAGAACAGTCTACAAGAGCTCTCTTGATGTTGGGAGGCTATTTTTCACACATAAGAGAGGCAAAAGCAGAAGAATGGCTTTTAGAACAAGCAGGTTTCCATGAGAGATCAGTGGATTCATTTTTCTGCAAGGAAGTAATTGATGGGAACTTGGTATGATTTTAATATTCATtcatcataaaataaatttgttTGAACTCTTCCATTTTGTATGATTGGCTTCTTATATTATTTGAATGACTCTAAATAGCAAGAAGATGAAAAGGAAATGGAAGATTGGCAAAGAAAAGTAGCAATTGTCTTGCTCAACACTGGTGGCAAGAGATTCTTGGAAGCACTTTCCAATTGCATAGCCAATGCCACCCCAAATTTAGCACAATCAAGCCTCTTTACTGTTGCATGGATGAACAGAGTTTTGCATTCTGTAGGAGATGCAACATTTGTTGCAGAACTACCAGAATCCTCAAATTTTGACAGAGCTCTTCATGGAAGGATAGATACTTCTGTTTTATTGAAGCATCATGTAAAGAGTTCAGGTATGATACTTTCGGCACTATTTTCAATTGTGTTATgatgtggcttgaattttggatgtgtttttatgagcttgaattTTGACCCTACTTGAAGTCCGTATTGCGATGTGGATTTTTTTCTCTCATGTCTTACCCGTAAAGTAGATTTTACAGTCGAACCACATAAAATTTGtgtctatttttcttcttttctctataaTATAATTTTAGTACTATGTGTGTGTTTTGGAACTGTGTACCTGTTCTACATCACCTGTGGCttattatgaaatgaaatttttgacAGAATGCATTTCTATGCTTTCATCATTGGATAAAGAGTTGATAGACCCCATTCGAAATTCTTCATGAAGAATTGGAGAAATCAAATACTAGAGGCTAGAAAATTTTACTTGTTGAGCAAATCATCAATGCTCATCAGTGAGTGGAAGGATTAGAGTACTCATCCAGAGGTGTGTGATATATCTGTTgttcttttctcttcctttttactCTTTTAATTTATGTTACAATCTTTGTGTATGATAATGAATGTATGCATACTGCAAAATTCTAGTTTGAGGTCCTCTTCTTTCCTAGTAGAATTTGTAAAGAGAAGCATATCTCAATGAAATAGATGATATTCTTTGAATAACAACGCTACAAAAATATGATTTCTATCAATGCACATCttgaacattaaaaaaaaaaaagatggaggACCCATGTTTTCTCTTAGGCATTGTCCTCTCTTAAACAAAagtttaatttttcaaattgatgaccaaattacacaaacattattattattattattattttgtattaTTGCGAAGACAGTTTATAAGAGGGTGACTTTGAGTCAATTTTTACTTGGAGGTCACAGATTGGAGCTATAGAAATAGTCTCTCTAGAGTTCACAAGTGTAAAATGATTCATTCACTAATCACCCTTTATATTTTGAGGACAATTTACACctaattagaaaagaaaaatgagatgaTATTCAATTGAGGTGTGTATGGGGTGATTTTAGGATTAATCTTACTATATTTAGCAAAAATTATTCCTCTGCCTTGTTCATAAATCCAATCAGACATGCTAGGGTCAATTTTCAAGTTCCATTGCAGGGTTACAATTATTTTGATTGGCAGCCAATGATCTGTCAGctacacttatccaactttgcaAATGTCGTATATCTTATGCCCACAAATTTATTAAACAAGTTTGGATCCAGTACATATAAATCCAAGAAAATGTGTTTCTGGCAGTGTCTTTTGTGAAGATAGGAGCGAAAAATTCCAATGAATGGACGAAAGAgtacatgtaaataatgaaatttcCTTTTAAAATATTGTTGGTTTCTGATATGCTGTTGCGGTCCCTCCCTCCCTCATTTCCAGCATAGAAGATTGGCCCAATTTCACATGCTCTGCACCTTTTACTAAATAAGAAATGCAACCTGCCTTTGTTTGCACCGTATGATAATTTGAGTAATCCAAGAGCTGTCTAAAAGAAGGACCACAGCTTAATATATTTTCATGTCAAGACAATCTTTACATGGGCAAGATGTTACTGTTGAAAAACAAGAATGGAGAACTACCAATAAGGTGAAGAACAATTGCTGTTACTTCCTGACATAGTGATTCAATTCTATTATGAGTTATAATTCATTTGAAATGAATTATAACCATTTAGTATGACATAATTTAAAATATGAAGTTGGATTCATATTATATAGTTCATTTTtagtaaaattttataattgaaaTTCATTTATCATCATTTTCTAAATTATGTATCctcaatcattaaattaaaaattataattttttttttactttatgaaaaaatttatacctaataaatttataataattaataaatatataaaataattataatatattaataaatataaaataaatttacatgtctCATAATATAAGAAATTTATATGATGTAAATAGCATTATTACTAAATGCATGATAAACTTAGATATTAAAaagttaataatatatatatatatcatttagtAAAAAAATGTTATTATGTtagttttgtaaaattcatttcaaatttcattagttGTAACGATAATTAGTTTTAGTTCAATTCCATAGAAttgaattctatttttttttttaaatcaagcaTATAAATatggaatttaattaaatttcataaaattttgcaGAATGAAATGTTTGACGAAAAACAAGGAAATATGACTTAATGCTAGAACTTGTTTGAACGACATAGTTTTGCCCAAAACTGtgtcattttttatttttgtttgtcAAGCTCTTTTCACCTAAATCTACTTAGTAATCTCCTCAAAGAGGCAATCCTTATGATGTAAAGCGATATTATAGATGTGCGTGCTGCgattgtttgattttttttttcttcttttctatatatatatatatatatatatatatatatattatgaagaAAAACTATTTTACATTGTTACTAAACCATGTCCATGTATAAACACTAAGTACTATTGTTTGTATTATTAATCTTAGAGTTAATCACACGTTAGGACATGAATTAAATTCATAAAATCACAGTCTTAGTGCATACCTTATTGCAGAAAATGATGCTCCAAGAAAAATGCTTAAACATGAGAGTATTTTTAAGCCAAAATAAGATCACCCAAAAGTCAATGTTCTCTTCTTTACGATATTACTGTAACTTTTGTAAAActtatttcaaaaatcaaatgtACAGTTTCttatccttttatatatatatatatatatatatatattgcaaccAACTCTAATCGAAGATggcttttcaaaatataatagatAATATTCTTTTACGTCTAACTGCATGAGCAGTTATATGCTTTTTTGGCCTTTAAACGTTTTTaagataataataaaattcttttattttattatttatatgatATGCATCTAGGTTGACTTATATCGGTGCCTCAAATTCAACTTCTTTAATCTCCCACTCGCATATGATGGATTAACTTTCATTTCAATTtctacaattttcacatttcacAGATAGATCGTGTGATTAGTGCATACTTTGAGAGCTCAGTTTTAATATATCTGTTAGGATAATATGACATTTCAATTGA
The sequence above is a segment of the Hevea brasiliensis isolate MT/VB/25A 57/8 chromosome 11, ASM3005281v1, whole genome shotgun sequence genome. Coding sequences within it:
- the LOC110648846 gene encoding putative E3 ubiquitin-protein ligase LIN-2 isoform X2, translating into MTSLHQLLSDEGFQRTSFSKTRKQALKHREESVKLPKYFCHDQKSLDSFKNNTKQASTRKGSSIFSSKRMSSDSEMNKFKPLFKGDEPAMDEATVRAVISMLGGYIGRYEKDLSFRKMIRDKCNSCLVRRRKDSDDGIFANMELGIESIEKLVEDQVTRKELRMKSLRNSIQLLSTVASVNSKKSGNGSTCGIPNSHISACAQLYLSIVYKLEKNDRISARHLLQVFSDSPFLARTHLLPDLWEHFFLPHLLHIKIWYHKELEKLSDSSNVDKEKRIKVLSKAYNDQIDVGTFQFALYYREWLKVGGKAPSIPAVPLPSRPSHAPSRRKSSDSYSSRSSSSRNLYQAVFGPTSEHRSVELPCQDRDSMDAWDPKEEKMCIDGGYNSCNYATNKTTTHRRSSGLNYIISRNELRAETQKSDYFSFFSCQSIVSECLVNSNHIVRSNSIKNLENTHLPLSDLSRAISTICSSGSLNDCEIAIRVITKAWLDSHDNPVIENVLSREPVIEGILEVLFASDDDEILELAISILAEFISRNETNRLIVLNSDPQLEIFMRLLKSSSLFLKAAVLLYQLKPKAKQMISVEWVTLILRVLEFGDQLQTLFTVRCIPQKAAMYFLEELLMGFSEDRNLENASHLVSLGGLSLLVRTFEKGDIDEKNNAAMLMNCCIQADGSCRNYLVDTLNKSALLELIAHGIQKKATGFALALLTELLCLSRRTQIIKLLTELNNGWSGLNTMHIFLVYLERASPEEQPLVAGILLQLDLLGDPLKSSLYREDAVEAIIRALDCQNCNSKVQEQSTRALLMLGGYFSHIREAKAEEWLLEQAGFHERSVDSFFCKEVIDGNLQEDEKEMEDWQRKVAIVLLNTGGKRFLEALSNCIANATPNLAQSSLFTVAWMNRVLHSVGDATFVAELPESSNFDRALHGRIDTSVLLKHHVKSSECISMLSSLDKELIDPIRNSS
- the LOC110648846 gene encoding putative E3 ubiquitin-protein ligase LIN-2 isoform X1, which gives rise to MTSLHQLLSDEGFQRTSFSKTRKQALKHREESVKLPKYFCHDQKSLDSFKNNTKQASTRKGSSIFSSKRMSSDSEMNKFKPLFKGDEPAMDEATVRAVISMLGGYIGRYEKDLSFRKMIRDKCNSCLVRRRKDSDDGIFANMELGIESIEKLVEDQVTRKELRMKSLRNSIQLLSTVASVNSKKSGNGSTCGIPNSHISACAQLYLSIVYKLEKNDRISARHLLQVFSDSPFLARTHLLPDLWEHFFLPHLLHIKIWYHKELEKLSDSSNVDKEKRIKVLSKAYNDQIDVGTFQFALYYREWLKVGGKAPSIPAVPLPSRPSHAPSRRKSSDSYSSRSSSSRNLYQAVFGPTSEHRSVELPCQDRDSMDAWDPKEEKMCIDGGYNSCNYATNKTTTHRRSSGLNYIISRNELRAETQKSDYFSFFSCQSIVSECLVNSNHIVRSNSIKNLENTHLPLSDLSRAISTICSSGSLNDCEIAIRVITKAWLDSHDNPVIENVLSREPVIEGILEVLFASDDDEILELAISILAEFISRNETNRLIVLNSDPQLEIFMRLLKSSSLFLKAAVLLYQLKPKAKQMISVEWVTLILRVLEFGDQLQTLFTVRCIPQKAAMYFLEELLMGFSEDRNLENASHLVSLGGLSLLVRTFEKGDIDEKNNAAMLMNCCIQADGSCRNYLVDTLNKSALLELIAHGIQKKATGFALALLTELLCLSSRRTQIIKLLTELNNGWSGLNTMHIFLVYLERASPEEQPLVAGILLQLDLLGDPLKSSLYREDAVEAIIRALDCQNCNSKVQEQSTRALLMLGGYFSHIREAKAEEWLLEQAGFHERSVDSFFCKEVIDGNLQEDEKEMEDWQRKVAIVLLNTGGKRFLEALSNCIANATPNLAQSSLFTVAWMNRVLHSVGDATFVAELPESSNFDRALHGRIDTSVLLKHHVKSSECISMLSSLDKELIDPIRNSS